A region from the Tepidibacillus fermentans genome encodes:
- a CDS encoding efflux RND transporter permease subunit, with translation MNSWIRFSMKNVGVIFMAMILILLGGIYSASNMKLEEMPNVDIPYLTVIVAYPGATPEQSLEDIGKPMEQAFSGLKNIENLYITAGTNYTAATLEFNLDQSMDQAEKDVNSALATIKLPEGAQKPQIRKEGPTAAPIYSFSVTANEDQATIQQYIKDHIQPSLATIDGVSSVDVKGLAEKKIFIRVDPQKLKDKNLTLDQVKQILLANNISFPAGEVTADNKSLNVEVGNKIHSIDDLKKLQLISIQQDLSGFSNAFKSIGEGFNVVGSTIGQLGQGVGTLTGNQLMIQGQIEIMNGIFGISSMMLQDQAQLNGLMQQLQKTPEQAQVLQPQIEELQKKIQREQAQITSLQSKLTELQKQVKSSGIQLANELKGMASNQKTPTTQNHSTMNPSLKIEVIPLTDIADVSYKSENGAVLTRLNGNPAVVTDIKAQPGTNTVELVKKVEEKLKEIKLPKGYQLTKLRDSSIQVKKSVNGMLRESLLGALFAVIVTFIFLRNWRSTIVAILSIPLSIFASMIALYWFGYSLNIMTLAGMAIAVGRVVDDSIVVIENIYRRLSASKERDPELIIDATKEVGKAVTFSTFTTIAVFGPLSFVPGIVGKFFVPFAVTVVIALLFSLIVAITVVPLLSRLFLMNMRHHEPKDNLLQRGYRQLLGWSLQHKFIVLLVASFLFGSAVALVPHIPKNFMPTEKTVSYNLGITLPLGTTDERADQMAKKIENLLAKRNDVKHFQTNMIGEKIEIQIELKDDLTQEQTKDFEQYIRKNTANLDHGVTTALTPLGLASGYGGLYIVVNGTDMASLKEAGAMIVNQIKDVPGLADVSSNVSAVQQQISVQVDPKKAAENGLNPAMVAMAVREMISGDSVMNVNLNGKTTDVNLGLKVDDLKSLESIRNQTITSMTGKQVKLSDVATIEQKPGPTSIQRLNQQEYVSIQGRFTTDNSSAIQDEVEKRIERIQLPEGVTIRFEGESKEISSGFKNMGIAIVVAILLVYLVMLIGFGEMIAPIGILFSLPFIFVGGLWGLYFSGDALGMPAMVGFLMLIGIVVTNAIVYMDRVIQNRGLGMKLREALIEAGVTRLRPILMTALATVGALLPLAISTEGGLISRSMAIVVITGLTTSTLLTLVIVPVAYMVLDGIRNRVLALGKSNTNAQIVDSIRSMND, from the coding sequence ATGAATTCATGGATTCGTTTTTCGATGAAAAACGTGGGCGTTATCTTTATGGCCATGATTCTGATTCTTTTGGGAGGAATTTATTCGGCATCCAATATGAAATTGGAAGAAATGCCGAATGTTGATATACCCTACTTGACCGTTATTGTAGCCTATCCTGGAGCTACGCCAGAACAGTCATTAGAAGACATTGGTAAACCAATGGAGCAAGCATTTTCAGGCTTGAAAAATATAGAAAACCTCTATATCACCGCTGGCACAAATTATACAGCAGCAACATTAGAATTCAATTTGGATCAGTCAATGGATCAAGCGGAAAAGGATGTGAACAGTGCTTTAGCAACAATCAAGTTGCCGGAAGGTGCACAAAAACCTCAGATTCGTAAGGAAGGTCCGACGGCTGCACCAATTTATTCTTTTAGTGTTACAGCGAATGAGGATCAAGCAACGATTCAGCAATATATCAAAGACCATATTCAACCTAGTTTAGCTACAATTGATGGGGTTTCTTCCGTTGATGTAAAAGGTTTGGCAGAGAAAAAGATTTTTATCCGGGTTGATCCCCAAAAACTAAAGGATAAAAATTTGACCTTGGATCAAGTAAAACAGATACTTCTAGCCAATAATATCTCATTTCCTGCTGGAGAAGTGACAGCAGACAATAAAAGCTTAAATGTGGAAGTAGGTAACAAAATTCACTCGATTGATGATCTGAAAAAGTTGCAATTAATCTCGATTCAGCAAGATTTAAGTGGATTCTCAAATGCTTTTAAATCTATTGGCGAAGGATTTAATGTCGTTGGTTCAACGATAGGACAGCTCGGTCAAGGAGTCGGAACACTAACAGGAAACCAATTGATGATTCAAGGGCAGATTGAAATCATGAATGGAATCTTTGGAATTTCATCGATGATGTTACAGGATCAAGCTCAACTGAATGGGTTGATGCAACAGTTACAGAAAACTCCCGAACAAGCTCAAGTACTTCAACCACAAATTGAGGAATTACAGAAAAAAATTCAAAGAGAACAAGCGCAAATTACGAGCTTACAATCGAAACTGACTGAGCTTCAAAAACAAGTAAAATCTTCTGGAATCCAGTTAGCCAATGAATTAAAAGGAATGGCCTCTAACCAAAAAACGCCAACAACTCAGAATCATTCGACGATGAATCCATCGTTAAAAATTGAGGTGATTCCTTTAACGGATATTGCTGATGTGAGTTATAAATCTGAAAATGGTGCAGTTCTTACACGTCTTAACGGGAACCCTGCTGTCGTAACCGATATTAAAGCGCAACCAGGTACGAATACGGTTGAACTTGTAAAAAAGGTGGAAGAAAAATTAAAGGAGATCAAACTGCCAAAAGGCTATCAATTAACGAAACTTCGTGATAGTTCCATTCAAGTGAAAAAATCGGTGAATGGAATGTTAAGAGAATCTCTATTAGGGGCGTTATTTGCTGTCATTGTGACTTTTATCTTTCTACGGAACTGGCGGTCCACGATTGTTGCCATATTATCGATTCCATTATCGATCTTCGCATCCATGATTGCTTTATACTGGTTTGGTTATAGCTTAAATATTATGACTCTTGCCGGGATGGCGATTGCAGTTGGTCGTGTTGTCGATGACTCGATCGTCGTTATTGAAAACATCTATCGGCGTTTGAGTGCTAGCAAAGAACGCGATCCAGAGCTCATTATTGATGCAACTAAAGAAGTAGGAAAAGCAGTCACATTCTCTACTTTTACGACAATTGCAGTTTTTGGACCGTTATCATTTGTGCCTGGAATCGTCGGTAAATTTTTCGTCCCATTTGCTGTTACCGTCGTTATTGCCTTACTTTTCTCGTTAATTGTTGCCATTACTGTTGTTCCGTTATTGTCTCGTTTATTCTTAATGAACATGAGACACCATGAACCAAAAGATAACCTATTACAACGAGGGTATCGCCAATTACTTGGTTGGTCTTTGCAACATAAATTCATCGTTTTACTTGTTGCTTCCTTTTTGTTTGGGAGTGCAGTTGCGTTAGTTCCTCATATTCCTAAAAACTTTATGCCAACGGAAAAGACGGTTTCCTATAATCTTGGAATCACTCTTCCATTAGGAACGACAGATGAAAGAGCAGATCAAATGGCGAAGAAGATTGAGAACTTATTAGCAAAACGAAACGATGTTAAACACTTTCAAACGAATATGATCGGTGAAAAAATTGAAATACAGATTGAATTAAAAGATGATCTAACGCAAGAACAGACCAAAGATTTTGAACAATATATCCGAAAAAATACGGCTAACTTAGATCATGGTGTAACAACAGCGTTAACGCCTTTAGGTTTAGCTTCAGGTTACGGTGGCCTATATATTGTGGTGAATGGTACGGATATGGCTTCTTTAAAAGAAGCAGGGGCAATGATTGTAAATCAAATCAAAGATGTCCCAGGTTTAGCCGATGTAAGTTCCAATGTATCGGCTGTTCAACAGCAAATTTCGGTTCAGGTTGATCCGAAGAAAGCAGCAGAGAATGGCTTGAACCCTGCTATGGTTGCTATGGCGGTAAGAGAAATGATTAGTGGCGATTCGGTGATGAATGTGAACCTAAACGGAAAAACCACAGATGTGAATCTTGGGTTAAAAGTGGATGATTTGAAATCACTTGAATCGATTCGTAACCAAACGATTACATCAATGACAGGAAAACAAGTGAAGTTGTCAGATGTTGCCACAATTGAACAAAAACCAGGTCCAACTTCGATTCAACGTTTAAACCAACAAGAATACGTCTCCATACAAGGACGATTTACCACAGATAATTCCTCTGCGATTCAAGATGAAGTTGAAAAACGAATAGAGAGAATCCAATTACCAGAAGGGGTCACAATTCGTTTTGAAGGAGAAAGTAAAGAGATTTCTTCAGGATTTAAAAATATGGGAATTGCCATCGTTGTCGCGATTTTGTTGGTCTATCTCGTGATGTTGATTGGGTTTGGTGAAATGATCGCACCGATTGGAATTTTATTCTCACTACCTTTTATCTTCGTTGGGGGACTTTGGGGCTTATACTTTTCTGGTGATGCATTAGGAATGCCAGCAATGGTTGGTTTTCTCATGTTAATTGGAATTGTGGTTACCAATGCAATCGTTTATATGGACCGTGTCATCCAAAACCGTGGTTTAGGTATGAAGTTACGTGAAGCATTGATTGAAGCAGGTGTTACCAGACTTCGCCCAATCTTGATGACTGCATTAGCGACAGTTGGAGCATTGCTACCATTAGCCATTTCCACGGAAGGTGGATTAATTTCTCGCTCAATGGCGATCGTTGTGATTACAGGATTAACGACATCAACGCTTTTAACTTTGGTTATTGTGCCAGTTGCTTACATGGTTTTAGATGGGATTCGCAATCGAGTATTGGCATTAGGAAAATCAAACACGAACGCTCAAATCGTGGACTCCATTCGCTCAATGAACGATTGA
- a CDS encoding MFS transporter codes for MKPIQDKLSEYDIYPWLIFASVTTATFMTNVDASILNVALPVLEDYFSAGPQTLQWVISGYLLVITSILPAVGKLSDIKGRKKMFMIGLSIFTFGSFLSALSATVWQLVAFRIIQGVGGAIMQGNVMSIVAYTFPPGRRGKALGAIGSVVAAGTIVGPALGGFLIHQFGWQAIFWVNVPIGILGIVGTYILLPPDQLDDQQERLDYAGSAIFFVAMTALLLYVSQSQEWGFRSVASLTSLIIAIVAWIGFVYWENRVKIPLIDLSFFKNPTFTIGNFAGYVSYVLIMFPSILLPLYLHHVVHVSVDQIGFLMTAQAIAMMIAAPIAGWLSDRVGHDIPSVIGMGLTAISLWMMGQFDTTTQPFHVVLALSLFGIGVGLFQSPNNVSILESVPVGKTGVTGGIIATVRNFGRVSGVAVAVFLFQWMMGASDTVHQYVESVSFVFLFGSGLAVVTLLVLISRLRVSLKKKKELY; via the coding sequence ATGAAGCCAATTCAGGACAAATTATCGGAGTATGATATTTATCCATGGTTAATCTTTGCCTCGGTAACGACCGCGACGTTTATGACCAATGTAGATGCAAGTATTTTAAATGTTGCATTACCTGTTTTAGAAGATTACTTTTCCGCCGGACCCCAAACCTTACAGTGGGTGATTTCCGGTTACTTATTGGTGATTACAAGTATTCTACCAGCCGTAGGGAAACTGTCCGATATCAAAGGGCGAAAAAAAATGTTTATGATTGGACTTTCTATCTTTACTTTCGGATCGTTTCTCTCTGCATTATCTGCAACAGTCTGGCAGCTTGTGGCGTTTCGCATTATTCAAGGCGTTGGTGGTGCGATTATGCAAGGAAATGTGATGTCCATCGTTGCCTATACGTTTCCGCCTGGACGAAGAGGGAAGGCTTTAGGTGCAATTGGCAGTGTTGTTGCAGCGGGAACCATTGTTGGACCAGCACTTGGTGGATTTCTAATTCATCAATTCGGATGGCAAGCGATCTTTTGGGTGAACGTTCCTATTGGTATTTTAGGAATTGTAGGAACTTATATTCTTCTCCCACCCGACCAACTTGACGATCAACAGGAACGATTAGACTATGCTGGTTCAGCGATCTTTTTCGTAGCAATGACGGCCTTGTTACTTTATGTTTCTCAATCACAGGAATGGGGATTTCGTAGTGTGGCGAGTTTGACTTCACTTATTATTGCGATTGTTGCTTGGATCGGATTTGTTTATTGGGAGAATCGAGTAAAAATACCACTTATTGATTTATCCTTCTTTAAAAACCCTACTTTTACGATTGGAAATTTTGCGGGTTATGTATCCTATGTGTTAATCATGTTTCCATCCATTCTTTTGCCGCTTTATTTACATCATGTGGTTCATGTTAGCGTAGACCAAATTGGTTTCTTGATGACTGCTCAGGCGATTGCGATGATGATTGCCGCACCGATTGCTGGATGGTTGTCTGATCGGGTTGGACATGACATCCCTTCAGTAATTGGAATGGGACTAACTGCCATTTCCTTGTGGATGATGGGACAGTTTGATACGACAACACAGCCTTTTCATGTTGTTCTTGCCTTAAGCTTGTTTGGAATTGGCGTAGGTCTGTTTCAATCTCCGAATAATGTGTCGATCCTAGAAAGTGTACCTGTCGGTAAAACAGGAGTTACAGGTGGAATTATTGCAACAGTGCGTAACTTTGGACGAGTAAGTGGTGTTGCCGTTGCCGTTTTCTTGTTCCAATGGATGATGGGAGCAAGTGATACAGTTCATCAATATGTCGAAAGTGTCTCGTTTGTATTTTTATTTGGCAGCGGTTTGGCAGTGGTGACATTACTCGTACTAATCAGTCGTCTACGAGTCTCACTAAAAAAGAAAAAGGAATTATACTAA
- a CDS encoding hemerythrin domain-containing protein, which translates to MTKGNIRNHNKDFEFILENIATELHPFIYDHHKTWNLMSQVRKSNVQQIYNKALEVIAHEIQHHFKQEEDLILTRLKRYVNNQVVGPIAKLIDEHRSIEKKYHEVQKSYHQNPESLEFKKQINLLAYIIMKHIEKEDHYFYPLVSLILSQEEKAEISALFHILR; encoded by the coding sequence ATGACAAAGGGAAACATCAGAAATCATAATAAAGACTTCGAGTTTATTCTTGAAAATATTGCTACAGAATTACATCCCTTTATTTATGACCATCATAAAACTTGGAATCTGATGAGTCAAGTAAGAAAGTCTAATGTACAACAGATCTATAACAAAGCATTAGAAGTCATCGCCCATGAGATACAACATCATTTTAAACAAGAAGAAGATCTCATCCTCACTCGATTGAAACGATATGTTAATAACCAAGTAGTAGGACCTATTGCAAAACTAATTGATGAACATCGATCCATTGAAAAAAAATACCATGAAGTTCAAAAATCATATCATCAGAATCCTGAATCATTGGAATTCAAAAAGCAGATTAACCTCCTTGCATATATAATCATGAAACATATTGAAAAAGAAGATCATTATTTTTATCCCTTGGTTAGCTTGATTTTAAGTCAAGAAGAGAAGGCAGAAATCTCAGCTTTATTCCACATACTTCGTTGA
- a CDS encoding GAF domain-containing protein — translation MNIYQLIFIVFAFILTLIIGFLLGFRFGKNLNREQNNFEVSLRNKQSIKEVENTNRSLRDIIIAKMEQLQQKTNVDFVALAIYDVMTDEIRWRLAIGASNERYKRIVIRMGKGIAGEVVQLNRIIKIENFPYDAIGDSIEYPIILIEHLRSVLAVPVSFQQKIYGVLLIGQRTERVFEDIDEQETKNVGQEIAKELERANIYDRILHEADLDKTQSLDQQLYQNDFIQYLLRKQKDSNKEKKGKIEFEVLDQSIVEITNDVQQTLVYNMEEIFTILNQNKDDQTNVSIGREGNYLLIEFKSNHSILSTKETFGQLYERIGQIGGSVISYREEGGFHLVMQVPVWSYQNPL, via the coding sequence TTGAACATTTATCAATTGATTTTTATTGTGTTTGCTTTTATTTTGACCCTTATCATTGGTTTTCTTCTTGGTTTTCGTTTTGGGAAAAATCTTAATCGTGAACAAAATAATTTTGAAGTTTCCTTGAGGAATAAGCAAAGCATAAAAGAAGTTGAAAATACGAATCGAAGCTTACGAGATATCATCATAGCCAAAATGGAACAATTACAACAAAAGACAAATGTGGATTTTGTGGCTTTAGCTATTTATGATGTCATGACCGATGAGATACGTTGGCGTTTAGCTATTGGAGCTAGTAATGAACGGTATAAACGAATTGTCATTCGAATGGGGAAAGGAATTGCTGGTGAAGTGGTTCAATTGAATCGGATAATTAAGATTGAAAATTTCCCCTATGATGCGATTGGCGATTCCATTGAATACCCGATCATCTTAATCGAACATCTTCGAAGTGTTTTGGCTGTACCCGTGTCATTTCAGCAAAAAATCTATGGTGTTCTCTTAATCGGTCAAAGAACGGAAAGAGTATTTGAAGATATTGATGAACAAGAAACGAAGAACGTGGGGCAGGAAATTGCAAAAGAACTAGAGAGAGCAAACATTTATGACCGTATTCTTCATGAGGCTGATTTAGACAAAACTCAATCTTTAGATCAACAATTGTATCAAAATGATTTTATTCAATATTTGCTACGAAAACAAAAGGATTCAAATAAAGAGAAAAAAGGGAAGATCGAGTTTGAAGTTTTAGACCAATCGATTGTAGAGATTACGAATGATGTACAGCAAACGCTTGTTTATAATATGGAAGAGATTTTTACGATACTGAATCAAAATAAAGATGATCAAACGAATGTCAGTATCGGACGTGAAGGAAATTATCTTCTGATAGAATTTAAAAGTAATCATTCCATCCTATCAACGAAAGAAACATTTGGCCAACTTTATGAGCGTATTGGGCAAATTGGAGGATCGGTTATATCTTATCGTGAAGAAGGTGGTTTCCATCTTGTAATGCAAGTCCCCGTATGGAGTTATCAAAACCCTTTATAA
- a CDS encoding hydrophobe/amphiphile efflux-3 (HAE3) family transporter, whose protein sequence is MKRIFEWLAIRMEKRPMRILLITIAIFLGLTIGISQIRMATGNDTLVKTSTEAYQSNVALEKDFGGDAVIVLFEGKKQKDLVTLENIRKMWNVEQTIKQENDVFTVISPATIVNLIADKQGTEIKSRLNDISDGLAEMSKKMIDLGNNLKGKNIKDPNEIKAKIEDLSKATAAFDQLINAQKEMGKGTSQLQGGMNQIADGIGKVSLQLQQLGMSVKNNLQLSQQLQMMAANLNQSSQGLKIIAEKTTGLQQGNEKTAEALSKMKMQLNAQTKEMIGSFGDALSPDQLQEMADGFLTMGEKLGEISDGLNTFHEKSGMMIADIPTEQKELDEILYDNGKLRSMFSEVILDNTHAMMMVKMNGNLSDSQKDDLYQKIENLLKEQDFKTISYMVSGKPVLDSALRSEMKNSMKNMVLLAVGFMFLVLMVVFKVRWRILSLPIIFFAVVATLGLMGLVNIPMTMVSMAVFPILIGLGVDYSIQFQNRYEEEHSLKKTLKQMGPAVGTAVVATILGFVALYLSPVPMVEDFGKMLTIGVAISYLAGIFILMLILYLRDHYFSRNQKVLQKKVNQSSILERILQSSTSIVIKFSLFVLLFAIFVTAWGVWVDEKVGVETDIETFMPQDTPQLLDIHKLRDVLGATDQVVLLIQSDSLLSEKHLNWIDQKTEQLKQKYPDLIVNAKSLTTLIRNANDGEMLSYTDSLDFINDLPENQRKMFLTEDQKQSVILLNIKHVPIGEVKGFIQDLRKEIKDTDMKVTVTGKSVLDVEMINGLTSGRVEMTFIGMGLVFLGLLVVYRNPIRAFIPVFPISLIVGLSGGMMYLLGMKYTPLTATLGALIIGIGTEFTILLLERYMEEREKGMEKILAIKTAVSRIGKAIIASGLTVIGGFSALVVSDFVILKDFGLMTLINMSLALFSTLVVLPPVMVWLDRWIVKKMKEAPSPVVQIAQKTE, encoded by the coding sequence ATGAAACGAATCTTTGAATGGTTGGCTATTCGCATGGAAAAACGACCAATGAGAATCTTACTGATTACCATCGCGATTTTTCTTGGTTTAACCATTGGGATCTCCCAAATTCGGATGGCAACAGGAAACGACACTCTTGTCAAAACCTCTACGGAAGCATATCAATCCAATGTTGCTTTGGAAAAAGATTTTGGTGGAGATGCCGTGATCGTTTTATTTGAGGGGAAAAAGCAAAAAGACCTCGTTACATTAGAGAATATCCGCAAAATGTGGAATGTAGAACAGACAATCAAACAGGAAAATGATGTATTTACAGTAATCAGTCCTGCAACCATTGTCAATCTGATTGCGGATAAACAAGGAACAGAAATTAAGAGTCGTCTGAATGACATTAGTGATGGTTTAGCAGAAATGTCGAAGAAAATGATCGATCTTGGAAACAATTTGAAAGGCAAGAACATAAAAGATCCGAATGAAATCAAAGCTAAGATTGAAGATCTATCTAAAGCAACTGCTGCCTTTGATCAGCTAATCAATGCCCAAAAGGAAATGGGAAAAGGGACGAGTCAACTTCAAGGGGGAATGAACCAAATTGCTGATGGCATCGGAAAAGTTTCATTACAGTTACAGCAATTAGGCATGAGCGTAAAAAATAATCTTCAATTATCTCAACAATTACAAATGATGGCTGCTAACTTGAACCAAAGTTCCCAAGGGCTTAAAATCATAGCGGAAAAAACCACAGGTTTACAACAAGGAAATGAGAAAACGGCAGAAGCTTTAAGTAAAATGAAGATGCAACTTAATGCCCAAACAAAGGAGATGATAGGAAGTTTTGGGGATGCTTTATCTCCTGATCAACTTCAGGAGATGGCTGACGGCTTTCTCACAATGGGGGAGAAGTTAGGTGAAATTAGTGACGGATTGAATACGTTCCATGAGAAAAGTGGAATGATGATTGCAGATATTCCAACGGAGCAAAAGGAATTAGATGAAATTCTATATGACAATGGAAAGTTGCGTTCCATGTTCTCGGAAGTGATCCTCGATAACACCCATGCCATGATGATGGTGAAAATGAATGGGAATCTATCCGATTCACAAAAAGATGATTTATATCAAAAAATAGAGAATTTACTAAAAGAACAAGATTTTAAAACGATTTCCTATATGGTTTCGGGAAAACCAGTGCTTGACTCTGCTCTTCGTTCAGAAATGAAAAACAGTATGAAGAATATGGTACTTCTTGCCGTAGGATTTATGTTTCTTGTGTTAATGGTGGTTTTCAAAGTAAGATGGAGAATACTTTCTTTACCCATTATCTTTTTTGCAGTCGTCGCTACATTAGGCTTGATGGGATTGGTCAACATCCCGATGACGATGGTATCGATGGCCGTTTTTCCGATTTTGATTGGATTAGGTGTTGACTATTCCATTCAATTTCAAAATCGTTATGAAGAAGAACATTCATTAAAAAAGACATTAAAACAAATGGGGCCAGCAGTGGGAACAGCAGTTGTCGCAACTATCCTTGGTTTTGTTGCTCTGTATCTTTCTCCTGTTCCAATGGTTGAGGATTTTGGCAAGATGTTAACCATTGGTGTAGCTATTAGTTATCTTGCTGGGATCTTTATTTTAATGTTGATTCTCTATCTACGTGATCATTATTTCTCAAGAAATCAAAAAGTATTACAGAAAAAAGTGAATCAGTCGTCGATATTAGAACGGATTCTTCAAAGCTCTACGTCAATTGTGATTAAATTTTCTCTGTTCGTTTTACTATTTGCAATCTTCGTCACTGCTTGGGGTGTATGGGTCGATGAAAAAGTAGGAGTAGAAACAGATATCGAGACATTTATGCCACAAGATACGCCACAGTTATTAGATATTCATAAACTACGGGATGTCTTAGGAGCGACTGATCAAGTGGTTCTTCTTATACAGAGTGACTCATTGCTTAGTGAGAAACATCTAAACTGGATCGATCAAAAAACAGAACAATTAAAGCAAAAATATCCTGATTTGATTGTTAATGCCAAATCATTAACAACATTAATTCGCAATGCGAATGACGGAGAAATGTTGAGCTATACAGATTCGCTTGATTTTATCAATGACTTACCAGAGAATCAACGGAAAATGTTTTTAACCGAAGATCAAAAACAATCGGTGATTCTCTTAAACATCAAACATGTGCCGATTGGTGAAGTCAAGGGCTTTATTCAGGACTTACGGAAAGAGATTAAGGATACAGATATGAAAGTTACTGTAACAGGAAAAAGTGTGCTAGATGTTGAAATGATTAATGGATTAACATCAGGTAGAGTAGAAATGACTTTTATCGGGATGGGGCTTGTATTCCTTGGGCTGCTTGTGGTTTACCGTAATCCAATTCGTGCGTTTATCCCAGTCTTCCCCATTAGTCTCATCGTAGGACTTTCTGGGGGAATGATGTACTTACTTGGAATGAAGTATACGCCGCTGACAGCAACATTAGGAGCATTAATTATTGGAATCGGTACTGAGTTTACGATCCTATTATTAGAGCGATATATGGAAGAAAGGGAAAAAGGAATGGAAAAAATCTTGGCAATCAAAACAGCTGTGTCCAGAATCGGAAAAGCAATTATAGCCTCAGGTCTTACTGTAATTGGTGGATTTAGTGCATTGGTCGTTTCTGATTTTGTGATTCTCAAGGATTTCGGATTAATGACCTTAATCAATATGAGTTTAGCATTATTTAGTACATTGGTAGTTTTACCACCTGTAATGGTTTGGTTGGATCGATGGATTGTAAAAAAGATGAAAGAAGCACCTTCACCTGTTGTACAAATTGCACAAAAAACAGAATAG
- a CDS encoding TetR/AcrR family transcriptional regulator, whose product MNQPIRKRMKKEEREQQILEAARKVFNEKGYNGATTIEIAQEAGITEVTLFRYFSSKQDMFMKAIEPILTETLQQVIRTSNGLSSKERIKQILQDRITLISKHYQLIKMVLMEDQFVDELPSVHIVSKMADLLKQAITEMEIPKEKEEVILRMVMGTTLTFLFMPENNEQKVSQIVAQMVESICIENGDE is encoded by the coding sequence TTGAACCAACCGATACGAAAACGGATGAAAAAAGAAGAACGAGAACAACAAATTTTAGAAGCAGCTAGAAAAGTTTTTAACGAAAAAGGCTATAACGGGGCAACGACGATTGAGATCGCCCAAGAAGCAGGAATCACTGAAGTCACCTTATTTCGCTATTTTTCTTCAAAACAAGATATGTTTATGAAAGCAATAGAGCCTATTTTAACAGAAACATTACAACAGGTGATACGAACCTCAAACGGATTAAGTTCAAAGGAACGAATTAAACAGATCTTACAAGACCGGATTACACTTATTTCGAAACACTATCAACTCATTAAGATGGTCTTAATGGAGGATCAGTTCGTTGACGAGCTGCCATCTGTTCATATTGTGAGCAAAATGGCAGACTTATTGAAACAGGCTATTACCGAAATGGAAATACCAAAGGAGAAAGAAGAAGTGATATTGCGAATGGTGATGGGAACGACATTAACCTTCTTATTTATGCCAGAAAACAATGAGCAAAAAGTGAGTCAAATTGTTGCCCAAATGGTGGAATCAATCTGTATAGAAAATGGTGATGAATAA
- a CDS encoding group II intron maturase-specific domain-containing protein produces the protein MSFQQVSKKSVKSFRDKIKEMRIHSFTGSKIEMIAQMINLIVRGWLNYFTKFKPSAVKYTIDWLNRRLVKWAMNKNKRFRGHRSRAQKWLRELAKRAHNVPTLGSRYDSVNG, from the coding sequence ATTTCCTTCCAACAGGTAAGTAAAAAGTCGGTAAAATCCTTTAGAGACAAGATAAAGGAAATGAGAATTCATAGCTTTACTGGGAGTAAAATTGAAATGATAGCACAAATGATAAACCTGATTGTTAGAGGATGGCTCAACTATTTCACAAAGTTCAAACCATCGGCAGTGAAATACACCATCGACTGGTTGAATCGGCGTTTGGTTAAATGGGCAATGAACAAAAATAAAAGATTCAGAGGACATCGTAGTCGAGCTCAAAAATGGTTGAGAGAACTTGCAAAAAGAGCCCACAATGTTCCTACATTGGGCTCTCGGTATGATTCCGTAAATGGCTGA
- a CDS encoding reverse transcriptase domain-containing protein, whose amino-acid sequence MKYIDTIGQARKRCWRYDYVIEFDIKGLFDNIDHELLLKAVRKHTDYDWVILYIERWLKAPFQKKDGEIVQRKAGTPHGGVISPVLANLFMHDAFDMWMVRTNPQAPLERYVDDAIIHCKTKTEAEETLKKLKERLEECKLELHPTKTKIVYCKDKDRKSEYPNTEFDFLDIPFEGYL is encoded by the coding sequence ATTAAGTACATAGATACCATAGGACAAGCAAGGAAAAGATGCTGGAGATATGACTACGTCATAGAATTCGACATAAAAGGGCTATTTGATAACATTGACCACGAATTACTCTTGAAAGCGGTCAGAAAACACACGGACTATGATTGGGTGATACTCTATATTGAACGGTGGCTGAAAGCGCCATTTCAGAAGAAAGATGGAGAAATTGTTCAACGAAAAGCTGGAACACCTCATGGAGGTGTCATAAGTCCTGTTCTTGCAAATCTGTTCATGCACGATGCGTTCGATATGTGGATGGTACGGACGAATCCGCAGGCACCGTTAGAGCGATATGTGGATGATGCTATCATCCACTGCAAGACGAAAACCGAAGCGGAAGAGACTCTGAAAAAGCTGAAAGAACGACTAGAGGAATGCAAACTCGAATTACATCCGACGAAAACAAAGATTGTATACTGCAAGGATAAAGACAGAAAAAGTGAGTATCCGAATACGGAGTTTGACTTTCTGGATATACCTTTCGAAGGATATTTATAA